A genomic segment from Halogeometricum sp. S3BR5-2 encodes:
- a CDS encoding GAF domain-containing sensor histidine kinase gives MGIATLAAAETGERAVDVAVVTDPEREFDLDVPVVCYADCDPESVPRPERFDAFVPRGDEASLRTQIRWLRSRAERCDHGRSRLKRLYEGTSTLIAAETTDELFARTIDIAERILAFDNSSISIDVGGSFRVSATDTATDEGDLIPLGQGILGETYRTGESKLVDDVREHGAAAPDDPAFRSVVSVPIGDIGVFQAISTEVGAYDETDRQLAELLVSYVAETAARIESEAALRESRGRIEALHRGTVELAAVTDLAELFERTVGITAEILSFDLSYIGVVEGGYIVPAATSEEFPEDGAEVKPLEDGGVAAHVHHTGQTRLVTDMAEAEDARPTKDDYRSGVSVPVGDIAVFQAAAYTPNAFDEADVELTELLMAHVAVTAERIRAEESLRDERDRSTALFEHVSDAAVAYEVDDGGTARVQSVNRAFEERFGRRAVDVVGGDLVDEIVPDDEADPLELRVAGGERHRGEVRRLAADGAREFILNVVPLDPDASDGRGYALYTDITERKRRESELERQNERLEEFANIVSHDLRNPLAVAQGHLDLARETDREESFETVANSLAQMERLIDDLLSLARQGNVVGETDAVDVATTARRAWATVETPGASLEATPTTVEADEERLAELLGNLFRNALEHGAADGDRPIAVRVGPLGGDDAGDGKEGRDGFYVEDDGVGIPPDRRERVFDPGETTGEDGIGYGLAIVSRIGDAHGWSVSVTESETGGARFEFRTGS, from the coding sequence CGACCCCGAGTCGGTGCCGCGGCCCGAGCGATTCGACGCGTTCGTCCCGCGGGGCGACGAGGCGTCGCTCCGCACGCAGATCCGGTGGCTCCGCTCGCGCGCGGAACGGTGCGACCACGGTCGGAGCCGACTCAAGCGACTGTACGAGGGCACCTCGACCCTCATCGCCGCCGAGACGACCGACGAACTGTTCGCGCGGACGATAGACATCGCAGAGCGCATCCTCGCGTTCGACAACTCCTCTATCAGCATCGACGTGGGCGGGAGTTTCCGCGTCTCCGCCACCGACACCGCCACCGACGAGGGCGACCTGATTCCGCTGGGTCAGGGAATCCTGGGGGAGACCTACCGGACCGGCGAGTCGAAACTCGTCGACGACGTCCGCGAACACGGCGCCGCCGCGCCGGACGACCCCGCGTTCCGCTCCGTCGTCAGCGTCCCCATCGGAGATATCGGCGTCTTTCAGGCCATCTCGACGGAGGTCGGCGCGTACGACGAGACGGACCGCCAACTGGCGGAACTGCTCGTCTCCTACGTCGCCGAGACGGCCGCGCGCATCGAATCGGAGGCGGCGCTCCGGGAGAGTCGCGGGCGCATCGAGGCGCTCCACCGCGGGACGGTCGAACTCGCCGCCGTCACCGACCTCGCGGAACTGTTCGAGCGGACCGTCGGGATAACGGCCGAGATTCTCTCGTTCGACCTGAGCTATATCGGCGTCGTCGAGGGGGGGTACATCGTCCCCGCGGCCACCTCCGAGGAGTTCCCCGAGGACGGCGCGGAGGTGAAACCGCTGGAGGACGGCGGCGTCGCCGCGCACGTCCACCACACCGGGCAGACGCGCCTCGTCACAGACATGGCCGAGGCCGAGGACGCCCGGCCGACGAAGGACGACTACCGCTCGGGGGTGAGCGTCCCCGTCGGAGACATCGCCGTCTTCCAAGCGGCCGCGTACACGCCGAATGCGTTCGACGAGGCGGACGTGGAACTCACCGAACTGCTGATGGCGCACGTCGCCGTGACCGCCGAGCGCATCCGCGCCGAGGAGAGCCTCCGCGACGAGCGCGACCGCTCGACGGCGCTCTTCGAACACGTCTCGGACGCCGCCGTCGCCTACGAGGTGGACGACGGAGGCACCGCGCGCGTCCAGAGCGTCAACCGCGCCTTCGAGGAGCGGTTCGGACGCCGCGCGGTCGACGTCGTGGGCGGCGACCTCGTCGACGAAATCGTTCCCGACGACGAGGCGGACCCGCTCGAACTGCGCGTCGCCGGGGGAGAGCGTCACCGGGGGGAGGTGCGGCGACTCGCCGCCGACGGCGCGCGGGAGTTCATCCTCAACGTCGTCCCCCTCGACCCCGACGCGAGCGACGGCCGGGGGTACGCGCTGTACACCGACATCACCGAGCGGAAGCGCCGCGAGTCGGAGTTGGAGCGGCAGAACGAGCGGTTGGAGGAGTTCGCCAACATCGTGAGCCACGACCTGCGGAACCCGCTGGCCGTCGCGCAGGGCCACCTCGACCTCGCCCGCGAGACCGACCGCGAGGAGTCCTTCGAGACGGTCGCGAACTCCCTCGCGCAGATGGAGCGGCTCATCGACGACCTGCTGTCGCTCGCCCGGCAGGGGAACGTGGTGGGCGAGACGGACGCCGTCGACGTGGCGACGACCGCCCGGCGCGCGTGGGCGACCGTCGAGACGCCGGGAGCGTCGCTGGAGGCGACGCCGACGACGGTGGAGGCCGACGAGGAGCGACTCGCCGAACTGCTCGGGAACCTCTTTCGGAACGCGCTGGAACACGGCGCGGCGGACGGCGACCGGCCCATCGCCGTCCGCGTGGGTCCGCTCGGCGGCGACGACGCGGGCGACGGAAAAGAAGGGAGAGACGGGTTCTACGTCGAGGACGACGGCGTCGGCATCCCGCCCGACCGCCGCGAACGCGTCTTCGACCCCGGCGAGACGACCGGCGAGGACGGCATCGGCTACGGACTCGCCATCGTCTCCCGCATCGGCGACGCGCACGGCTGGTCGGTGTCGGTGACGGAGTCGGAAACGGGCGGCGCGCGCTTCGAGTTCCGGACCGGGTCTTAG
- a CDS encoding replication factor C small subunit — MSEAADAEGTTGREIWIEKYRPQTLDDVYGQEDIVDRLRSYIEQDDLPHLLFAGPAGVGKTTSATAIARAVYGDDWRGNFLELNASDERGIDVVRDRIKNFARASFGGYDYRIIFLDEADSLTSDAQSALRRTMEQFSDNTRFILSCNYSSKIIDPIQSRCAVFRFSPLGDDAVRKQVEVVADEEDIELTEDGLDALVYAAGGDMRRAINSLQAAATTGEVVDEEAVYLITSTARPEDIEEMVQSAIDGDFLAARSKLETLLVDTGMAGGDIIDQLHRSVWEFDLDERATVRLMERIGEADYRITEGANEQVQLEALLASLAAADD, encoded by the coding sequence ATGAGCGAGGCCGCGGACGCGGAGGGGACGACGGGTCGCGAAATCTGGATCGAGAAGTACCGACCGCAGACGCTCGACGACGTCTACGGGCAGGAGGACATCGTCGACCGACTCCGCTCCTACATCGAGCAGGACGACCTGCCGCACCTGCTGTTCGCGGGGCCGGCGGGCGTCGGCAAGACCACCTCTGCCACCGCGATTGCCCGCGCCGTCTACGGCGACGACTGGCGCGGCAACTTCCTCGAACTCAACGCCTCGGACGAGCGCGGCATCGACGTGGTGCGAGATAGGATAAAGAACTTCGCCCGCGCCTCCTTCGGCGGCTACGACTACCGCATCATCTTCCTCGACGAGGCCGACTCGCTCACCTCCGACGCGCAGTCGGCGCTCCGCCGGACGATGGAACAGTTCTCCGACAACACGCGCTTCATCCTCTCGTGTAACTACTCCTCGAAGATTATCGACCCCATCCAGTCCCGATGCGCCGTCTTCCGTTTCTCGCCGCTCGGCGACGACGCCGTCCGCAAGCAGGTCGAAGTCGTCGCGGACGAGGAGGACATCGAACTCACCGAGGACGGCCTCGACGCCCTCGTCTACGCCGCCGGCGGCGACATGCGCCGCGCCATCAACTCCCTGCAGGCGGCGGCGACGACGGGCGAGGTGGTCGACGAGGAGGCCGTCTACCTCATCACCTCCACCGCCCGCCCCGAGGACATCGAGGAGATGGTTCAGTCGGCCATCGACGGCGACTTCCTCGCCGCGCGGTCGAAACTGGAGACGCTCCTCGTCGACACCGGGATGGCCGGCGGCGACATCATCGACCAACTCCACCGCTCGGTGTGGGAGTTCGACCTCGACGAACGCGCCACCGTCCGCCTGATGGAGCGCATCGGCGAGGCGGACTACCGTATCACCGAGGGGGCCAACGAGCAGGTGCAGTTGGAGGCGCTGCTCGCGTCGCTGGCGGCGGCCGACGACTAA
- the samp2 gene encoding ubiquitin-like small modifier protein SAMP2: MHVTVEVVGEGVEEVSVGADGTYADLVRAVDLSPHEVSVLVDGSPVPEDQPVEADRVKVLRLIKGGAA; encoded by the coding sequence ATGCACGTCACCGTCGAAGTCGTCGGCGAGGGGGTCGAGGAGGTGTCCGTCGGCGCGGACGGCACCTACGCGGACCTCGTCCGCGCCGTCGACCTCAGCCCCCACGAGGTGTCCGTCCTCGTCGACGGGTCCCCCGTCCCCGAGGACCAACCCGTCGAGGCCGACCGCGTGAAGGTTCTGCGCCTCATCAAGGGCGGGGCTGCCTGA
- a CDS encoding GNAT family N-acetyltransferase, protein MPEGPEIRPARPADRDAAVELLDAAMLEVDPGRVRERIEAGGVLVVDAGSRLVGVCVLAPGDGETEAETEIIHIAVHRSRRARGLGRELVEAAAALSEGPLTATFRGQVRPFYEAVGFEITEAGDGRFRGRLR, encoded by the coding sequence GTGCCCGAAGGACCCGAGATACGCCCCGCCCGCCCCGCCGACCGGGACGCCGCCGTCGAACTGCTGGACGCCGCGATGCTCGAAGTCGACCCCGGTCGGGTTCGCGAGCGAATCGAGGCCGGCGGCGTCCTCGTCGTCGACGCCGGGAGTCGACTCGTCGGCGTCTGCGTGCTGGCACCGGGCGACGGGGAGACGGAGGCGGAGACGGAGATAATCCACATCGCCGTACACCGCTCGCGTCGGGCGCGGGGGCTCGGTCGAGAACTGGTCGAGGCGGCCGCGGCGCTGAGCGAGGGACCGTTGACGGCGACGTTTCGAGGACAGGTGCGGCCGTTCTACGAGGCGGTGGGGTTCGAGATAACGGAGGCCGGAGACGGCAGGTTCCGGGGTCGACTCAGATGA
- a CDS encoding phosphoglucomutase/phosphomannomutase family protein, with protein sequence MDAISFGTDGWRATLDTFTDDRVRIVGQAVADYLSDEGYDAPVLVGYDARETSPGFAESLAEVLAGNGFDVLLPDRDRPTPLVAHAIVDRGLSGALMVTASHNPAEYNGVKFIPSDGAPALPEVTEAIEERLAEPDLLPEDERGSIEEVDIVAPHFEHARELVDADLSGLTVAYDAMHGSGRGVTDALLESAGAEVVSIRDERDPDFGGTPPEPSAENLERLVETVEEHDADLGVANDGDSDRVAFVTPERGHLDENLFFAAAYDYMLESDSGPAVRTVSTTFLIDRIAEAHGEEVFETAVGFKWVADGMKEHDALMGGEESGGFSIRNHVREKDGVLMGLLGAAATAEEPMDERVDRLLDTHGDIVADKIGLECPDAEKDRVIDELDDELPEQVAGRDIAEVVTLDGFKLLLEDGSWLLVRPSGTEPKMRVYAEASSEEDVRELLEAGRELVAPLI encoded by the coding sequence ATGGACGCCATCTCCTTCGGAACCGACGGCTGGCGCGCGACCTTGGACACGTTCACGGACGACCGGGTCCGCATCGTGGGGCAGGCCGTCGCCGACTACCTCTCCGACGAGGGGTACGACGCGCCCGTCCTCGTCGGCTACGACGCGCGCGAGACGTCGCCCGGGTTCGCGGAGTCGCTCGCGGAGGTGCTCGCCGGCAACGGCTTCGACGTGCTGCTCCCCGACCGGGACCGACCGACGCCCCTCGTCGCCCACGCCATCGTCGACCGCGGCCTCTCGGGCGCGCTGATGGTCACGGCGTCGCACAACCCCGCGGAGTACAACGGCGTCAAGTTCATCCCCTCCGACGGGGCCCCCGCCCTCCCGGAGGTCACCGAGGCCATCGAGGAACGCCTCGCCGAACCCGACCTGCTCCCCGAGGACGAACGCGGGTCCATCGAAGAGGTCGACATCGTAGCGCCGCACTTCGAGCACGCCCGCGAACTCGTCGACGCCGACCTCTCGGGGCTGACGGTCGCCTACGACGCCATGCACGGCAGCGGTCGCGGCGTCACCGACGCCCTCCTCGAATCGGCGGGCGCGGAGGTCGTCTCCATCCGCGACGAACGCGACCCCGACTTCGGCGGCACGCCGCCGGAACCGAGCGCCGAGAACCTCGAACGCCTCGTGGAGACGGTCGAGGAGCACGACGCCGACCTCGGCGTCGCCAACGACGGCGACTCCGACCGCGTCGCGTTCGTCACCCCCGAGCGCGGTCACCTCGACGAGAACCTCTTCTTCGCGGCCGCCTACGACTACATGCTCGAATCGGACTCCGGGCCGGCCGTCCGCACCGTCTCGACGACGTTCCTCATCGACCGCATCGCCGAGGCGCACGGCGAGGAGGTGTTCGAGACGGCTGTCGGCTTCAAGTGGGTCGCCGACGGGATGAAAGAGCACGACGCGCTGATGGGCGGCGAGGAGTCCGGCGGCTTCTCCATCCGGAACCACGTCCGCGAGAAGGACGGCGTCCTCATGGGACTGCTCGGTGCCGCCGCCACGGCCGAGGAACCGATGGACGAACGCGTCGACCGACTCCTCGACACCCACGGCGACATCGTCGCGGACAAGATAGGCCTGGAGTGCCCCGACGCGGAGAAAGACCGCGTCATCGACGAGTTGGACGACGAACTCCCCGAACAGGTCGCCGGTCGCGACATCGCGGAGGTCGTCACGCTCGACGGCTTCAAACTCCTCCTCGAAGACGGCTCGTGGCTTCTCGTTAGGCCCTCGGGAACGGAGCCGAAGATGCGCGTCTACGCCGAGGCGTCCAGCGAGGAGGACGTCCGCGAACTGCTGGAGGCGGGTCGGGAACTGGTCGCACCGCTCATCTGA
- a CDS encoding NADPH-dependent FMN reductase yields MVRIVAVCGSRREGSHTLKSLGIVLDAAAEAGAETEMLDLGDVDLPLYHPDEDEQGDSERLTRLVREADGLVIGSPVYHGSYSSTWRNFHDYCSKDEFENTAVGLLATAGGGSYGATLEHMRSTVRGVHGRVVPEQVGVRGAYNVYDGEELTDEDVRRRLVSLAESVVEEAERLQGKRKRAASAGD; encoded by the coding sequence ATGGTACGTATCGTCGCCGTCTGCGGCAGCAGACGCGAGGGGAGTCACACGCTGAAGTCGCTCGGAATCGTCCTCGACGCCGCCGCGGAGGCCGGCGCCGAGACGGAGATGCTCGACTTGGGCGACGTGGACCTCCCGCTCTACCACCCCGACGAGGACGAACAGGGCGACTCCGAACGCCTCACCCGACTCGTCCGCGAGGCGGACGGCCTCGTCATCGGGTCGCCGGTCTACCACGGGTCGTACTCCTCGACGTGGCGGAACTTCCACGACTACTGCTCGAAAGACGAGTTCGAGAACACCGCCGTCGGCCTCCTCGCCACCGCGGGCGGGGGGTCCTACGGCGCGACTTTGGAGCACATGCGCAGCACCGTCCGCGGCGTCCACGGCCGCGTCGTCCCCGAACAGGTCGGCGTCCGCGGCGCCTACAACGTCTACGACGGCGAGGAACTCACCGACGAGGACGTGCGCCGCCGCCTCGTCTCCCTCGCGGAGTCGGTCGTCGAGGAGGCCGAACGCCTCCAGGGCAAGCGGAAACGCGCCGCCAGCGCCGGCGACTGA
- a CDS encoding cupredoxin domain-containing protein — translation MVRNGISSDTSGDGGHMARRGFLATVGAGAVGLAGCVGGDGTAAADTPTPTESEGGSGTETPTETGSEGWTGLDPQFGFVGATPEAPAPVEPDAEVQLLIGEREGAPIPEFYFEPSGLFVEAGSVVKFALATPDHTVTAYHPSLGRTQRIPDGVPAISSPVLGGGTYWLYRFETPGVYDLYCAPHEPYGMAMRLVVGEATGPGAEPVSTAEPAHGDPRPPFQTSATVLSDPALDPETIVEAGSVPWEDISAESKRLQM, via the coding sequence ATGGTTCGAAATGGTATATCATCCGATACGAGTGGCGACGGCGGACACATGGCCCGGCGCGGGTTCCTCGCGACGGTGGGCGCCGGCGCCGTCGGACTCGCCGGATGCGTGGGAGGCGACGGAACGGCCGCGGCGGACACGCCGACGCCGACGGAGAGTGAGGGGGGGAGCGGGACCGAGACACCGACCGAGACGGGGTCGGAGGGGTGGACCGGTCTCGACCCGCAGTTCGGCTTCGTCGGCGCGACGCCCGAGGCGCCCGCGCCGGTCGAACCCGACGCCGAGGTGCAACTGCTCATCGGCGAACGCGAGGGCGCGCCGATTCCGGAGTTCTACTTCGAGCCTTCGGGCCTGTTCGTCGAGGCGGGGTCGGTGGTGAAGTTCGCCCTCGCGACGCCGGACCACACGGTGACGGCCTACCACCCGTCGCTCGGCCGGACGCAGCGGATTCCCGACGGCGTGCCCGCCATCTCCTCGCCCGTCCTCGGCGGCGGCACCTACTGGCTGTACCGCTTCGAGACCCCCGGCGTCTACGACCTCTACTGCGCGCCCCACGAACCGTACGGGATGGCGATGCGCCTCGTCGTCGGGGAGGCGACCGGACCGGGCGCGGAACCGGTGTCGACGGCGGAACCCGCCCACGGCGACCCGCGCCCGCCGTTCCAGACGTCGGCGACGGTGCTGTCGGACCCGGCGCTGGACCCCGAAACCATCGTCGAGGCGGGGAGCGTCCCGTGGGAGGATATCTCCGCCGAGAGCAAGCGGTTGCAGATGTGA
- a CDS encoding GIY-YIG nuclease family protein: MGAHYVYVLRCADDSLYTGYTTDVARRVAEHDAGEGAKYTRGRAPVELVHTESYESKSAAMSREYEIKQLSRPQKERLVE, translated from the coding sequence ATGGGAGCGCACTACGTCTACGTCCTCCGCTGCGCGGACGACTCGCTGTACACCGGGTACACCACGGACGTGGCGCGCCGCGTCGCGGAACACGACGCCGGCGAGGGGGCGAAGTACACCCGCGGTCGGGCACCCGTCGAACTCGTTCACACCGAGTCCTACGAGTCGAAGTCGGCGGCGATGTCGCGGGAGTACGAGATAAAACAGCTCTCGCGGCCGCAGAAGGAGCGGTTAGTGGAGTAG
- the surE gene encoding 5'/3'-nucleotidase SurE, with the protein MSDGRSILLTNDDGIDAPGIATLREELTALGDVTVVAPDGNQSGVGRTRNHAAVVREHPWGYALGGTPADCVAYGLRGLDTEFDVVVSGVNDGPNAGNYVVGRSGTVGAGIEAAFLGTPAFAVSAYHSTDFFLSPPEEYDFARPARVAVALVERALASGVYDDVDLLNVNAPVDAPEPPVMLTEPHHDYGQEVVRVDEEDGEDELAPDEHRVELHDRTWPDAVGWENPFPLAETHRDRYPVGSDRRAMVDAAVSVSPLTVTHAVPDSARLADVVETLEVE; encoded by the coding sequence ATGAGTGACGGACGGTCCATCCTGCTGACGAACGACGACGGTATCGACGCGCCGGGCATCGCCACCCTCCGCGAGGAACTCACCGCCCTCGGCGACGTCACCGTCGTCGCCCCCGACGGCAACCAGAGCGGCGTCGGCCGCACGCGCAACCACGCCGCCGTGGTCCGCGAGCACCCGTGGGGGTACGCCCTCGGCGGCACGCCCGCCGACTGCGTCGCCTACGGCCTCCGCGGCCTCGACACCGAGTTCGACGTCGTCGTCTCCGGCGTCAACGACGGCCCGAACGCCGGCAACTACGTCGTCGGTCGCTCCGGCACCGTCGGCGCGGGCATCGAAGCCGCCTTCCTCGGCACGCCCGCCTTCGCCGTCTCCGCGTACCACTCGACGGACTTCTTCCTCTCGCCGCCCGAGGAGTACGATTTCGCCCGACCCGCCCGCGTCGCCGTCGCCCTCGTCGAACGCGCCCTCGCCTCGGGCGTCTACGACGACGTGGACCTGCTGAACGTCAACGCGCCCGTCGACGCGCCCGAACCGCCGGTGATGCTCACCGAACCGCACCACGACTACGGGCAGGAGGTCGTTCGCGTCGACGAGGAGGACGGGGAGGACGAACTCGCGCCGGACGAGCACCGCGTCGAACTCCACGACCGGACGTGGCCCGACGCCGTCGGGTGGGAGAACCCCTTCCCCCTCGCGGAGACGCACCGCGACCGCTACCCGGTGGGGTCGGACCGCCGCGCGATGGTCGACGCCGCCGTCAGCGTCTCGCCGCTGACGGTCACTCACGCCGTCCCCGACAGCGCCCGCCTCGCGGACGTGGTGGAGACGCTCGAAGTCGAGTGA
- a CDS encoding DUF7563 family protein — MPTCDHCGSHVSERFARVFTDGNGRLLACPNCSANAGIAEVARHRTRTA; from the coding sequence ATGCCAACTTGCGACCACTGCGGGTCGCACGTGTCTGAGCGCTTCGCGCGCGTGTTCACCGACGGTAACGGGCGTCTGCTCGCCTGTCCAAACTGCTCGGCGAACGCGGGCATCGCTGAAGTCGCGCGACACCGAACCCGCACTGCCTGA
- the larB gene encoding nickel pincer cofactor biosynthesis protein LarB, which yields MRDILEAVAAGDLDPAVAEARLSGYATTGAGRFDAARETRRGVPEAILAEGKTPEEAATLATAAVRSTGRAVLTRAADAHVDAVVDALDETATFDRDDRARTLVARAPDYEPPTLEATVGLVTGGTSDAEAAGEAAVILEAMGATVTRVEDVGVAHLGRVLDHLDTLRDADVLVVAAGREGALPTVVAGLVDTPVIGLPVSTGYGYGGDGEAALAGMLQSCTIISAVNIDAGFVAGAQAGLVARAVSDARAANEDGGDESDRSDLSDASGR from the coding sequence ATGCGAGACATCTTGGAGGCCGTCGCGGCGGGTGACCTCGACCCGGCCGTCGCGGAAGCGCGCCTCTCGGGGTACGCGACGACGGGCGCCGGGCGGTTCGACGCCGCCCGAGAGACGCGGCGCGGCGTTCCCGAGGCCATCCTGGCCGAGGGGAAGACGCCCGAGGAGGCGGCGACGCTGGCGACGGCGGCCGTCCGGTCGACCGGACGGGCCGTTCTGACGCGCGCGGCCGACGCCCACGTCGACGCCGTCGTGGACGCGTTGGACGAGACGGCGACGTTCGACCGGGACGACCGGGCGAGGACGCTCGTCGCGCGCGCGCCCGACTACGAGCCACCGACGCTGGAGGCGACGGTCGGTCTGGTAACGGGCGGCACCTCGGACGCGGAGGCCGCCGGCGAGGCGGCGGTCATCCTCGAAGCGATGGGGGCGACGGTGACGCGCGTCGAGGACGTGGGCGTCGCCCACCTCGGCCGCGTTCTCGACCACCTCGATACCCTGCGAGACGCGGACGTCCTCGTCGTCGCCGCCGGCCGCGAGGGCGCCCTCCCCACCGTCGTCGCCGGACTCGTGGACACCCCGGTCATCGGCCTCCCCGTCTCGACGGGGTACGGCTACGGCGGCGACGGCGAGGCGGCCCTCGCGGGGATGCTCCAGTCCTGTACCATCATCTCCGCGGTCAACATCGACGCCGGGTTCGTCGCCGGCGCGCAGGCCGGCCTCGTCGCCCGTGCGGTGAGCGACGCACGCGCGGCGAACGAGGACGGGGGCGACGAGAGCGACCGGAGCGACCTGAGCGACGCCAGCGGGCGCTGA
- a CDS encoding DUF1931 family protein translates to MADLIVKAAVKEALNDKNVASDFYDALDEEVKELLEDAARRAEENDRKTVQPRDL, encoded by the coding sequence ATGGCAGACCTTATTGTCAAGGCAGCCGTCAAGGAAGCGCTCAACGACAAGAACGTCGCTTCTGACTTCTACGACGCGCTCGACGAGGAAGTGAAAGAACTGCTCGAAGACGCCGCCCGCCGTGCGGAAGAGAACGACCGGAAGACGGTCCAGCCCCGCGACCTGTAA
- the rpiA gene encoding ribose-5-phosphate isomerase RpiA, whose product MKTTGGSDDQKRRAAERAADLVSAGETVGLGTGSTAAFAVRALGRKLESGELDGVRGVATSFASRQLARDSEIPLLDLDEVETIDIAIDGADRVDSDGNLIKGGGAAHAREKVVDAAADRFVVVADPSKVAETLDRAVPLEVLPAARTLVSGRVADLGGDPVLRTAERKDGPVVTDNGNLVLDCDFGAVEDPESLADDLSATPGVVEHGLFVGLADEAYVGTEDGVDVRTY is encoded by the coding sequence ATGAAGACGACCGGCGGAAGCGACGACCAGAAGCGCCGCGCGGCCGAACGCGCGGCCGACCTCGTCTCCGCGGGCGAGACGGTCGGACTCGGCACCGGAAGCACCGCGGCGTTCGCCGTCCGCGCCCTCGGCCGGAAACTCGAATCGGGCGAACTCGACGGCGTCCGCGGCGTCGCCACCTCGTTCGCCTCGCGCCAACTCGCCCGCGACTCCGAGATTCCCCTCCTCGACCTCGACGAGGTGGAGACCATCGACATCGCCATCGACGGCGCCGACCGGGTCGACTCGGACGGGAATCTCATCAAGGGCGGCGGCGCGGCCCACGCCCGCGAGAAGGTGGTCGACGCGGCGGCCGACCGCTTCGTCGTCGTCGCCGACCCCTCGAAGGTCGCCGAAACGCTCGACCGGGCGGTGCCGCTCGAAGTGCTCCCCGCCGCTCGAACGCTCGTCTCTGGGCGCGTCGCGGACCTCGGCGGCGACCCGGTGCTCCGGACCGCGGAGCGGAAGGACGGACCGGTCGTCACCGACAACGGGAACCTCGTGCTCGACTGCGACTTCGGAGCCGTCGAGGACCCCGAATCGCTCGCCGACGACCTCTCGGCGACGCCCGGCGTCGTCGAACACGGCCTGTTCGTCGGACTTGCGGACGAGGCGTACGTCGGCACCGAGGACGGCGTGGACGTGCGGACCTATTGA
- a CDS encoding SDR family NAD(P)-dependent oxidoreductase, whose translation MTRVAVVAGVGPGLGASIARRFAAEGCSVALLARSASYLDELAAELEEGPGEALAVPTDLAEPDEIRAAFGEVREAFGPVDVLVNHASSGSWKGLRELSVEELDHATAVGVRGAFVCAQEAVDDMLERGETESDEKAGTVLFTGATSAVRGREGALAFSAAKFGARGMAESMAKELGSEGVHVAHVVLDGGILPPNRAVDDESAYLHPDDIAETYWRLVEQDVSTMTFEAHVTNGPGDIEFL comes from the coding sequence ATGACACGCGTCGCCGTCGTCGCCGGCGTCGGTCCGGGACTCGGAGCGTCCATCGCCCGCAGATTCGCCGCGGAGGGCTGTTCGGTCGCCCTTCTCGCGCGGTCGGCGTCGTACCTCGACGAACTCGCCGCGGAGTTGGAGGAGGGGCCGGGCGAGGCGCTCGCGGTGCCGACGGACCTCGCGGAACCGGACGAGATTCGGGCGGCGTTCGGCGAGGTGCGCGAAGCGTTCGGTCCGGTCGACGTGCTCGTCAACCACGCCAGCAGCGGTTCGTGGAAGGGCCTGCGGGAACTCTCCGTCGAGGAACTCGACCACGCGACGGCCGTCGGCGTCCGCGGCGCGTTCGTCTGCGCGCAGGAGGCCGTCGACGACATGCTGGAGCGAGGCGAGACGGAGAGCGACGAGAAGGCCGGGACGGTGCTGTTCACGGGCGCAACCTCCGCCGTCCGGGGACGCGAGGGAGCGCTGGCCTTCTCCGCGGCGAAGTTCGGCGCGCGGGGGATGGCCGAGTCGATGGCGAAGGAACTCGGCTCGGAGGGCGTCCACGTCGCGCATGTCGTCCTCGACGGCGGGATTCTCCCGCCGAACCGGGCGGTGGACGACGAGTCCGCCTACCTCCACCCCGACGACATCGCCGAGACGTACTGGCGTCTCGTCGAACAGGACGTGAGCACGATGACGTTCGAGGCGCACGTCACGAACGGGCCGGGCGACATCGAGTTCCTGTGA